Proteins from one Dysgonomonas sp. HDW5A genomic window:
- a CDS encoding DUF1848 domain-containing protein produces the protein MIVSVSRRTDIPALYSDWFFNRLAEGYVLVQNPRNPNRFSKVLLNPHVIDCLIFWSKNPYPMIARLDELKEYKYYFQFTLTPYENDIEAKLPPVAKRIEIFKQLSDKIGPDKIVWRYDPIFINEKHSIEFHQEAFFQMASQLKDYTGKCIISFIDHYSHIKNIFNKFHISPMSEYEIRQIMKSLSQTVSGTHLKLETCAEDIDLSEFDILHGACIDKEMIEQIIGCPIVSKKDKNQRLMCNCIESIDIGTYDSCPHGCIYCYATTNNDKVYRNMRLHDKNSPKLLGYPHENDIITDKEMKLLRTNQKTLF, from the coding sequence ACGTACAGATATTCCTGCTTTATATTCCGATTGGTTCTTTAATCGTTTGGCTGAGGGGTATGTGCTTGTACAAAATCCCCGTAATCCTAACAGATTCAGTAAAGTACTGTTGAACCCCCATGTGATAGATTGTTTGATCTTCTGGTCGAAGAATCCATATCCGATGATTGCTAGGCTTGACGAATTGAAGGAGTACAAATACTATTTCCAATTTACACTAACGCCTTATGAAAATGATATTGAAGCAAAATTGCCTCCGGTTGCCAAGCGTATAGAAATATTCAAGCAATTGTCGGATAAAATAGGACCTGATAAAATTGTTTGGAGATACGATCCTATTTTCATTAATGAGAAACACTCTATTGAATTTCATCAGGAAGCATTCTTTCAAATGGCTTCGCAGTTAAAAGATTACACAGGTAAATGTATAATCAGCTTTATAGACCATTATTCCCACATAAAAAACATCTTCAATAAATTTCATATAAGCCCGATGTCCGAGTATGAGATCAGGCAAATAATGAAATCTTTATCTCAAACAGTATCGGGAACTCATCTCAAACTTGAAACTTGTGCTGAAGATATTGATTTAAGCGAGTTTGATATTTTACATGGTGCTTGTATCGATAAAGAAATGATAGAGCAAATTATAGGTTGTCCGATTGTTTCAAAGAAGGATAAAAATCAACGGCTCATGTGTAATTGCATTGAAAGTATAGACATTGGCACTTATGATAGCTGCCCTCATGGCTGTATTTATTGTTATGCAACTACCAATAACGATAAAGTATACCGAAACATGAGATTACATGACAAAAACTCGCCTAAACTTTTAGGATACCCTCATGAAAATGATATTATCACAGATAAAGAGATGAAGCTTTTAAGAACAAATCAGAAAACATTGTTCTAA